In the Oncorhynchus keta strain PuntledgeMale-10-30-2019 unplaced genomic scaffold, Oket_V2 Un_scaffold_3531_pilon_pilon, whole genome shotgun sequence genome, ctccactagagggACCCTACCCctctagagagaccctactccactagagggaccctactccactagagggACCCTACCCCCCTAGagggaccctactccactagagagaccctacgcccctagagagaccctactccactagacggaccctaccccACTAGAGACCCTACGCCACTAGAGGGACCCTACCCccctagagagaccctactccactagagaccctactcccctagacggaccctactccactagacggaccctacccccctagagagaccctactccactagagacaccctaccccactagagagaccctaccccactagagagaccctaccccactagagagaccctaccccactagagagaccctaccccactagagagaccctactcccctagacggaccctactcccctagacggaccctactcccctagacggaccctaatcccctagacggaccctactcccctagacggaccctactcccctagatggaccctactcccctagatggaccctactcccctagagggaccctactccactagagagaccctaccccCTAGACGGATCCTACTCccctagacggaccctacccccctagacggaccctacccccctagacggaccctactcccctagacggaccctactcccctagacggaccctactcccctagacggaccctactcccctagagggaccctactccactagagggaccctactccactagagagaccctactcccctagacggaccctactcccctagagggaccctaccccactagagagaccctaccccACTAGACGGAACCTACCCCCCTAGACGGAACCTACACCCCTAGACGGAACCTACTCCCCTAGACGGAACCTACTCCCCTAGACGGAACCTACTCCCCTAGACGGAACCTACTCCCCTAGACGGACCCTACTCCCCTAGACGGACCCTACTCCCCTAGACGGAACCTACTCCCCTAGACGGAACCTACTCCCCTAGACGGACCCTACTCCCCTAGACGGACCCTACTCCCCTAGACGGACCCTACTCccctagagagaccctactcccctagacggaccctactcccctagacggaccctacccccctagacggaccctactcccctagacggaccctactcccctagagggaccctactccactagagagaccctaccccCCTAGATGGATCCTACCCCCCTAGACGGACCCTACTCCCCTAGACGGACCCTACTCCCCTAGagggaccctactccactagagagaccctaccccCCTAGATGGATCCTACTCCCCTAGACGGACCCTACTCccctagacggaccctacccccCTAGACGGACCCTAGTCCCCTACACGGACCCTACTCCCCTAGagggaccctactccactagagagaccctaccccCCTAGATGGATCCTACTCCCCTAGACGGACCCTACTCCCCTAGACGGACCCTACTCCCCTAGATGGACCCTACTCCCCTAGACGGACCCTACTCCCCTAGATGGACCCTACTCCCCTTGCCACTCCTGAAATCTGAAATGGTTGAATAGGTTGaggccttctctccctccctcccactttcAGTCTTCCCTTTCTATCtcacccttcctctctttctcagtctgGGATCTATAAACGACTCTGCAAAAACAAAACATCATTGCTTGTTGTTGTCTCTCAGTCGTGTAACGTCATCCGTTTGGAATGTAATCTGAGCAGTAATAGAGGTTAACAGATAGGCTGTACTGAGAATAAGGTGGACTGAGATCAGACCAAGACACTGTGgatggacatctctctctcctgacggatcagtacatacacacacagggtgaAGGCATCTTCTGGTctcagcctccacacacacactctcagcccCTCACCACCCACAGTTTGGCAGGAAGTCTGCATGACTCAACATTTATGACTAGTAGCCAATCGCAGGCCAGGAGAGAGGGGCACTGGCCAGCGGGAACTCAGAATCCGACAGGCATCCGTCACCTGCATCTGCGTAAGCAGGACGTCACACTTCCACAGGCAGCTTTCTGATTCTACGTCTCGCTCACAGGCAGTCTGCTGATTTGACTGCTGGTTTGAGTGATGCGCCTGGACGAAGCAATTTTTAACGAAGACAAGAGTTGGCTGAAGGACAACTGCTAGTCTGAATTTCCAATCTGAAAACCACTGCTAGCTCCTACCACTTTGTTAGACTTGAGGATTTGTGTAACCTACCCCAAGCTGATTCATTGGTTTTATCTTAGTGGACGAACAAGTCTTGTGATATGCAGAAGGGATAAGGTGAATGGTTGTCAACTCAGTTGTTCAGTTCAATGTGGTTCTCTGAGTGTGCCAGGGGCAAATCTGACATCGCACACTATTACCTATATAGGGCACtatttcaaatggcaccctatttcgaacatagggctatggtcaaaagtagcgcactataggCTCCCGAGTGTCGCAGCGGTCTaagtgctggaggcgtcactacagaccctggttcaattccaggctgtatcacaaccggccgtgattgggagtcccatagggtggcgcataattggcccagcgttgtccgtgttagggtttggccgggttaggccgtcactgacttgcctagttaaagaaagcttaaatacaaataaatacatttgccaTGTTCAAAAAGTAATGTAGTAAATATGGACTGaggtgccattttggacgaaACCCATGTGACTGGCCATCACCACATTGGCGTATTCCAACTCTTACCTCACTTCCTCTTCTTTGAGCCTGCGTGCTGCCTGCTTTGACTGTTTAATCTGCATGTCCAGTCTGTGCAGGAAGTCTTGAGCCGACAGCTCTTCCGGCTGGGGACGTTTATAACTACTACTGTCCTTATCCCCAGGAGCCAGAGGTGGCGAGGGGtcctcctctgtgtccctgtcctTCCCCACACAAAGGGGGTTgaagtcctggtcctggggatctCCGTCGGGGGACTCTAGAGACAGGCCGTTGAAGGGAGAGGTCTTCTCTGAGACCACAGGGATGTTGAGGGTGTTACGCAGGAAGATACAGTCGTTACTGAACATCTTGTTAGTCCTCTTGATCTGCTCCATCTGGAATCATATGTGTGACATAACagtaataacacattaataacatggtATAACAAAACAATAACAGTACCAATAACAGGTTAACAAAACaataacagtactaataacagGTTAACAAAACAACATCAGTACTAATAACAGGTTAACAAAACAATAACATCAGTACTAATAACAGGTTAACAAAACAATAACATCAGTACTAATAACAGGTTAACAAAACAATAACATCAGTACTAATAACAGGTTAACAAAACAATAACATCAGTACTAATAACAGGTTAACAAAACAATAACATCAGTACTAATAACAGGTTAACAAAACAATAACATCAGTACTAATAACAGGTTAACAAAACAATAACATCAGTACTAATAACAGGTTAACAAAACAATAACATCAGTACTAATAACAGGttaacaaaacaataacaacagTACTAATAACAGGTTAACAAAACaataacagtactaataacaggttaacaaaacaataacagtactaataacaggttaacaaaacaataacagtactaataacaggttaacaaaacaataacagtactaataacaggttaacaaaacaataacagtactaataacaggttaacaaaacaataacagtactaataacaggttaacaaaacaataacagtactaataacagGTTAAAAAACaataacagtactaataacagGTTAAAAAACAATAACATCAGTACTATTAACAGGTTAACAAAACaataacagtactaataacaggttaacaaaacaataacagtactaataacagGTTAACAAAACAATAACATCAGTACTAATAACTGCAGTCACAAAGCAGCCGTAACATAAATAGCAATACTAACAAGATTGTAATAACACaagacagtaacaacagtatcaatACTGATAGAAATGTAGGTAGTAACACATGTTGTTATTGGGTGAGAGATGAGCAATGTACTCAGATGTTCAGGAAGACAGACATTCCTAGAAGCCCCCAGGGCTGGGAGGGGCTACTCCAGTCCTGGAGGGACACAGTGTGTGCAAGCGTCTGTTTCACCACAACACTGACACACCAGATGAAAGGAAAGCCAGCACACTGTGCTCCTTCAGGACTGGAGTAGTCCACAGTGTGTGCAAGCGTCTGTTTCACCACAACACTGACACACCAGATGAAAGGAAAGCCAGCACACTGTGCTCCTTCAGGACTGGAGTAGTCCACAGTGGTCATCAGTGACAGTGAGCTTCAGAGATGGGAAAGATGAATGCCAAACACTGCATGTGGCTGAAGTTGCTCACACAAGATCACATGAACCTTTGTGTAGTCAACATTCTGTTATGAGTcatgataaccatgttgttaatGCAACAATGTAACAGTAACAATGTAGCTAATGTGGAGCAGGGACGCTCAGGCCTTGAATGGGATGAAATCTGATACTGAAGTTTCTGGTTCGAAGCCTGCCCAGTCCGTCCGTTGCATTCAGGTATCATGAGAGTAAGTAATACATGTTTGGATCTAAGAATAATTTAATCGTGTAGGAGATCTATGCTAGGTTAATCTTGCAACCCCTGGTTTTATTATACACGCGACCATGATATGACAGCGTAGCAAATAGGTGGTCCCAAAAAATGCTCGCATGCATGACAGTTGATCAAAACAAATGCGCGGTGAATGAGATTTCACATTTTAATATCCACAACCATAACACACAAGACATTCAcacaagacgtgtgtgtgtgtgccggtaATAATAACCTTACCGTTACTTCGTATTTGAGGGCTATGCCCTGCAAAGTGTCGCTGTCTATGACCCGATGCTCTATGTATTTCTCGCCGAGAGAAGCCGCGACGCTAGCCGTACTCCCGTAAGACCGGATCTTGGTTCGGGCCAGACTCTGAGACAGTTCACTGTCGGACTCTGAACCGGACCGGGACCGGGGAAAGATGGGTTGTCCGATACCAAACCTCGCTCCACCATCCCTCATCGGCAGGACAGGCGAGTACTCCGCCATCTTCTCTCGGTAGCTGCTTGTTGGTTCGTGATGCGCCGACTGCACTCAGCTAACCTGAGCTAGGAGGTAGCCAAGTGGCTGGCTAGCTTACTCAGTCAGGCTGCGGGAAGATTGCCCTTTCTAGTTTGGTGACACATGTCGATCCTGTGTGAATGTGGCATATTTCAGGTCAGGCAAAACCGAGCCGTTCGCTGTTTGATGCAACGGACAGACAGTCGTGACTTACTTACGTCGCAGacgtaaaaaaacaacaacgtgaaaCGCTCCGTGTGAATTTGGGGCAATGCAATTGGATACGCACTCCAGCGTGTCTTTTCCGCTCCAAGCTTGTGACGTCACCAGTGTCATTTCAGAGCACAGTTCTGGCATACTGCTAGCTAGGGCCCAACAATGCAGATGTTGTTTTACAGTAGGCCTATCTGATAAAAAATAATGTCAGTCTACTTTAAAAATATATGTTCACACCAAACCATTGTGAAATAGAGTGAATATATACTTTATTGTCGATTTGATTAGAATAGCATCCATGGATGGAGAGCAATTTtgaggttaagtgccttgctcaaggacacaactGTGGTTTGTGGGCGCACCTACCTATCCTTCATGGTAAGTTTCATGTCCCTgtgagctgtgtgtctgtggaatGTAATAACGACCAGGGACACaggggcagggaggagggggggggggggtagaggtaGGGAGAAATCATCTTCATGTGGAAAGAACATTCAGCAACCCACGTCACCAATGTGATTCCTTGTGAGTGtaattatttcacttttgtttattaatttcacttgctttgacaatgtaaacatatgttttccatgccaataaagcctcttCAATTGAATTGACTATTAACTATTACAACACTGTAAATAGCCGTAATATTTGAAATGTGTCTATTCTTTTGAAacttgtgagagagagagagagagagagagagagagagagagagagagagagagagagagagagagagagagagagagagagagagagagagagagagagagagagagagagagagagagagagagagagagagagagagagaaagaaagaaagagagagagaaagaaagagagagagaaagcgcacacaaaaaactatacataccttggcctaaacatcagcgccacaggtaacttccacaaagctgtgaacgatctgagagacaaggcaagaagggcattctatgccatcaaaagaaacataaatttcaacataccaattaggatttggctaaaaatacttgaatcagtcatacagcccattgccctttatggttgtgaggtctggggtccgctcaccaaccaagacttcacaaaatgggacaaacaccaaattgagactctgcacgcagaattctgcaaaaatatcctcagtgtacaacataaaacaccaaataatgcatgcagagcagaattaggccgatacccactaattatcaaaatccagaaaagagccattaaattctacaaccacctaaaaggaagcgattcacaaaccttccataacaaagccatcacctacagagagatgaacctggagaagagtcccctaagcaagctggtcctggggctctgttcacaaacacaaacacaccctacagagccccaggacaacagcacaattagacccaaccaaatcatgagaaaacaaaaagataattacttaacacattggaaagaattaacaaaaaaacagagcaaactagaatgctatttggccttacacagagagtacacagcggcagaatacctgaccactgtgactgacccaaaattaaggaaagctttgactatgtacagtctcagtgagcatagccttgctattgagaaaggccgccgtaggcagacatggctctcaagagaagacaggctatgtgctcactgtccacaaaatgaggtggaaactgagctgcacttcctaacctcctgcccaatgtatgaccatattagagatacatatttcccccagatcacacagatccacaaagaattcgaaaacaaatccaattttgaaaaactcccatatctactgggtgacattccacagtgtgccatcacagcagcaagatttgtgacctgttgccacgagaaaagggcaaccagtgaagaacaaacaccattgtaaatacaacccatatttatgcttatttattttatcttgtgtcctttaactatttgtacattgtatatatatatatatatatatatatatatatatatatatatatatatatatatatatatatatatatataatatgacatttgtaatgtctttactgttttgaaacttctgtatgtgtaatgtttactgttcatttttgttgtttttcaccttatatattcactttgtatgttgtctacctcacttgctttggcaatgttaacacatgtttcccatgccaataaagcccttgaattgaattgaattgaaagaaagagaaaaagagagagagagagagagagagagagagagagagagagagagagagagagagagagagagagagagagagagagagagagaaagagagagagaaaaagagaaaaaaagaggagagagagagagagagagagagagagagagagagagagagagagagagagagaggacaaaccCAGTGACCACCACAAGTGTTACATATCAAATTCTTATTGACTGGATTTTTAAGAAGAACTTAAGATGTGCTATCTTGTTTTTGTACTTTTTCCATCAATAGAGATtttggtttgggagagtctctcatagagaggagtggacggtggtttgggagagtctctcatagagaggagtggacggtggtttgggagagtctctcatagagaggagtggacggtggtttgggagagtctctcatagagaggagtggacggtggtttgggagagtctctcatagagaggagtggacggtggtttgggagagtctctcatagagaggagtggacggtggtttgggagagtctctcatagagaggagtggacggtggtttgggagagtctctcatagagagagaggacggtggtttgggagagtggacggtggtttgggagagtctctcatagagaggagtggacggtggtttgggagagtctctcatagagaggagtggacggtggtttgggagagtctctcatagagaggagtggacggtggtttgggagagtctctcatagagaggagtggacggtggtttgggagagtctctcatagagaggagtggacggtggtttgggagagtctctcatagagaggagtggacggtggtttgggagagtctctcatagagaggagtggacggtggtttgggagagtctctcatagagaggagtggacggtggtttgggagagtctctcatagagaggagtggacggtggtttgggagagtctctcatagagaggagtggacggtggtttgggagagtctctcatagagaggagtggacggtggtttgggagagtctctcatagagaggagtggacggtggtttgggagagtctctcatagagaggagtggacggtggtttgggggagtctctcatagagaggagtggacggtggtttgggagagtctctcatagagaggagtggacggtggtttgggagagtctctcatagagaggagtggacggtggtttgggagagtctctcatagagaggggtggacggtggtttgggagagtctctcatagagaggagtggacggtggtttgggagagtctctcatagagaggagtggacggtggtttgggagagtctctcatagagaggagtggacggtggtttgggagagtctctcatagagaggagtggacggtggtttgggagagtctctcatagagaggagtggacggtggtttgggagagtctctcatagagaggagtggacggtggtttgggagagtctctcatagagaggagtggacggtggtttgggagagtctctcatagagaggagtggacggtggtttgggagagtctctcatagagaggagtggacggtggtttgggagagtctctcatagagaggagtggacggtggtttgggagagtctctcatagagaggagtggacggtggtttgggagagtctctcatagagaggagtggacggtggtttgggagagtctctcatagagaggagtggacggtggtttgggagagtctctcatagagaggagtggacggtggtttgggagagtctctcatagagaggagtggacggtggtttgggagagtctctcatagagaggagtggacggtggtttgggagagtctctcatagagaggagtggacggtggtttgggagagtctctcatagagaggagtggacggtggtttgggagagtctctcatagagaggagtggacggtggtttgggagagtctctcatagagaggagtggacggtggtttgggagagtctctcatagagaggagtggacggtggtttgggagagtctctcatagagaggagtggacggtggtttgggagagtctctcatagagaggagtggacggtggtttgggagagtctctcatagagacggtgggagtggacggtggtttgggagagtctctcatagagaggagtggacggtggtttgggagagtctctcatagagaggagtggacggtggtttgggagagtctctcatagagaggagtggacggtggtttgggagagtctctcatagagaggagtggacggtggtttgggagagtctctcatagagagggaggggtggtggtttgggagagtctctcatagagaggagtggacggtggtttgggagagtctctcatagagaggagtggacggtggtttgggagagtctctcatagagaggagtggacggtggtttgggagtcggtggtttgggagagtctcatagagaggagtggacggtggtttgggagagtctctcatagagaggagtggacggtggtttgggagagtctctcatagagaggagtggacggtggtttgggagagtctctcagagaggagtggacggtggtttgggagagtctctcatagagaggagtggacggtggtttgggagagtctctcatagagaggagtggacggtggtttgggagagtctctcatagagaggagtggacggtggtttgggagagtctctcatagagaggagtggacggtggtttgggagagtctctcatagagaggagtggacggtggtttgggagagtctctcatagagaggagtggacggtggtttgggagagtctctcatagagaggagtggacggtggtttgggagagtctctcatagagaggagtggacggtggtttgggagagtctctcatagagaggagtggacggtggtttgggagagtctctcatagagaggagtggacggtggtttgggagagtctctcatagagaggagtggacggtggtttgggagagtctctcatagagaggagtggacggtggtttgggagagtctctcatagagaggaggaCGGTGGTTTggggacggtgg is a window encoding:
- the lysmd2 gene encoding lysM and putative peptidoglycan-binding domain-containing protein 2, which translates into the protein MAEYSPVLPMRDGGARFGIGQPIFPRSRSGSESDSELSQSLARTKIRSYGSTASVAASLGEKYIEHRVIDSDTLQGIALKYEVTMEQIKRTNKMFSNDCIFLRNTLNIPVVSEKTSPFNGLSLESPDGDPQDQDFNPLCVGKDRDTEEDPSPPLAPGDKDSSSYKRPQPEELSAQDFLHRLDMQIKQSKQAARRLKEEEVRDSEEEYTLPVSSYQEI